The genomic interval TTCAGCAGATAGTTGATCACCGACGGACGATGAAACGCGGGGATGATGTGCTGGCCCAATTGACGGTTCAGTTCAGCCGCGTTGGGACCAAAGTAAATCGTCTGCCCGACGGCGCGACGATGGTCGCTGGGCTGATAAGACAGGAACAGGTTTTCGATGTCTGCAGCGTCCCAAGATTCGTCTTGCTCCGGTGCCTGATTGCCCCCGACCGCCGTCGGTCCCATCAACCTGGCATTGAACTGCAATTCAATGCTCCCCTCAACGTCGGGCAGCGAGACCGCTGGCAGTGTTCCTGTTGCGCTGGATCCCAAACGTGAAATTCCGGTAGCGCCAGCCGGGTTCTGTCCGCGACCGTTGAACTTGGCCCCATTCATCACAAAGCGATAACCGAAGTCATCGGAGTTGGGGTACCCCAGCTCGTCGTACTCGTCCGTCAATCCGTCGCCGTCATCATCAAAATTCGCACGGCCGGGGAGTTGGTCAAAACCGGCGTTGTACAGGAATCGATTGCCATCGGACTGGGGTACTCCTGCGCCCGCAGTGCCAAGATTGGTGCTCGCTACCGTGTACACCTTTTGCAGTTCACCACCGATCTCCAGCAACTCATCAGGCAACTCGGACAAGTCGATCACGACGCATCCGGCCAAATTCGTTTCCTCGGTCGTTCCACCGTTGGCGATACCAAAGTATCTCAGAATCCGAAATGTGTGTCCCTGCAGAGGCCCTTCCTCAAACGTTACCTCACGGCCCGCAAAGACATCGTCCAAAGGCAAAATATCTGTGTCTGACGGAGGTGTCGACAACGCTGCGCCCAATTGAGCTCCACTCGGCCCATCAGAGTGCCAATTCACAAAGTTGGTGGGAAATTTGAAGAGTGTCGATCGAACGGGGCCTCCATTGTTGGGACGCAGCAGCATGCCGCGAGCATATTGAGGCGTCAGCATGCCTCCGCCGCCGTCTCGGTCGTGTCCGACTCGCATGGCGAATCCATCGATCCCGTAGACGTCTTCCAAGAACGAGTTCCCGAACGTCACCGAGCGGTGATCATTGGTTCCTGAAATCAAAGAAATCAACGATAGCTCAGCGGCGTCCCCGGGAAAGAGTTCCGTTTGCCGACGAATGCTGTTCGAGATGGCAGCCTGGTTCGTCCCCGTGCTGAACACGACGTAACTAACAACCAACACGCTGAACAAAGACAACATGCCCAAGACGATCAACAAGACAATCGCGTGGCGTGAGTGACGGTTTCTTCTAGACATTGCAGTGGCATTCCCGCAACTTTCGACCGCAGGACTTTTTTACGCCCCGCATTGCCGTCGATCGTTGCTGTGTTCTGGAAAAGGAAAAGAGCTTCTGTGCTATCGAATTCTCACTTGTGTCAAACAAGTGAACTGGCTGTTCGTCCGTGAATCACAAACGAACTTGAAAGGTCTGTACGCCGATCACGTTGGGCATCAGCACGATCGTCGTGCCGAAATCAGGATGCCCCACGACACTGAAGTCGTAGGCGGGAACATCCGGGTTCAAGTCGGCGGGATAAAAACCACCGTGAGCCGGTCCGTTGGGGTACGGGGGCAAATAGTTCAGTACAGGATCGTAAATCTGAGCTGGATGAAACAACCAGTCAGCACCACGCACGGTGATGGATGTTTCATAAAAGGTTGGATTGGTCGTGTCGTCCAAGGTCGGTTGCTGAGTGACGTTCGTGACCCGGTACCATGCAAACTTCAGCGGCCCGGGAACCGCTGCGGGCTGTGGATAAGGCTTCGTCGCTGGCGGACCACCGACACCTCCCGGCGGGATCGCACCGGGTGCCACCGAATACTCGCGTCGCATCAACAATACCCAATCGCCCGTACCGATCTGTGGATTTGCAAACGCACTGTGGCGATACGTGAATTCGCCACCTCCGCCGCCACGAATCGGTCCAGGTGTGTACGTGACGTAACCGACCGTCTCGTTGGGATAAACCAACTCGTTGGGAGCAGGATTGATCGCATCAGGTGCCGCGGCAGTAAAAGGTGTCAAATTGAATGCGGGATGGTTGCCCGGGTTGGTTCCCAAATTCGCAAATACTTGTCGTGTCGGAGAATAGGAAATCGGCATCGAACTGGGATTGATCAACAGCTCGCGATCACGAAGCGTCACCACCGATGCGTTGAACATGTCGCTGCCGGGAGCGGAACGACTCATCATCACCATCGATGAATACTTGCCGCTGACGGTAGCCCGAGACAGAGACGTGTTCCCGTTGGTGGCTTTGACGAATAGTCCTGGTGCCTTGGTGTTGTCGGTAGCCGCGATGACGGCCAAGTTGTCGGCGCTCCGAGCAGACGAAGCGGCCGATGCGAACGAGGCGATGCTGCCAGCACCATCAAACGGTAACGCCACACGTGGCATGCGAGGACCGTTCCATCCCATCGGTCGACTGAAGGACATCGGCGCCGATGGCGATGCCAAGATCGGCTGATACCCGCTGTCGTAGCACGGAAACAATGTTCGGTCGTATCCGTTGATCTGAGTGTCTGGCATGGACCCGGTGTCGTTACGCAGATTGTCGCCCGCGAACAGGAACCACGGATCGATACAGAACGCATCGGGTGCTTCGGCATACGGCACCGTCACGTAACGCTGACGACTGGTGTTGAAACCCGTGACACTGTTGTTGGCTACGATCAGTCCTTCGACTTTGCCACTGATGCGAGCCAAATCAGCCGACACCCGATTGTTGACTTCCTCCACCGCACGGTCCAAGTCCAACGTTCGCTTGGCATTGCCCGTCGCAACCGGCAAGATGGATGCGATACCCAACAGCCCCACCGTCAGTACACCGATCGCAAAGAGGACTTCCATGATGGAAAGGCCATGACGTGACGATGGTGGGGGAAACATTCTGTGAGTCGACATCGTCGAACCTGACGTTTGAGTTGGTTTGAATTTCATTGCACCACTCCGGCTGTGGTCAGACGACGTGACTGATGCAAACGCGCCCACATCACCGAGCGAGCCGGCGGGCTGGTTCCCAAACCGTAATAAGCACTCAGCTCCGCGATCGATGGCTGGGCAGCGATTGTGCTGAGGGTGACCGCGCCACTGAGTGGCTGAACGCTGACCCACGCACAGTCTGAGTTGGCAAAGTTGGGGACCTTCGTCACCTGCAGTGGCTCCGGTGGCAACGGCAACGCCAATGGCGGATCGTTGGCGCCGTTTGGGAAGACTGTGTTGGGAACCACGTCCGGATACCGAGCACCATCGTCGATGTTGCTCAGCACACCATCGATGTAACCGACATTGAAAGAAATGGTCGTTGCCGGATTGATTCGCAGTCGGCTGACCACGCCACCGACAACCGTATCGGTGTACACCGCATCGACTTGACCCTCCGGTGAAAACATCACCGTGATCGGCCCGAACGCTTGATCTGCTGCAAGATTCTGATTGCCCAAGATCGCCTGAGTACCGAAAGCCATCGGTGCGCTGGCCGGACCGGAGATCGACAAGTCAACGGCAGTCTTGCCCACCAGACTGATCGGCATCAATGGTGCACGGACCGGATTGGCGATGATCTCAAACGGGTACGGTTGACCCAGTTGCAAATCGCCCGGGATCGCATACGTGGGAAAATAACCCGCGTTGTTGAACTCGACGACCGTGCCCTGGATCGGTGCCGGTGGTGCGACCGTGTTGTCGATCGCCCAAGACGGCAACTGACCCGAAAAGTACGGAGTCAGATCAGAATCGATCAGTCGGGTGATCTCAAAGATGCTGCCTGAACGGCCCACCGACATCTTCGTTCCCGCACTCAGAATCCGATCCGCCCCGTTGGCTCCCCTGGCAGCGACGTTTAGCACGCCCGCACTGACACGTGGGATAAAGAATCGCTGAGGTTGGTTGGCACTCGAGTTTCCGATGAAGATATAAGCAGCCGATTCCTCCAAGTCGCCACGGTACAGCAATGGCGTCTGCACGTAATACAAACGCGATGCGTAGTTGGCGTTGAAAAAGTTCAACTGCGCCGGAGTCCCCGCGCCGATCGTGTCACGTTGTCGCTCGATCACAACTCCGAAAGGACGACCGGTTCGGATCGCCTGTGCGCGGGCATTCAAGAAAGCGCCTTTGACCACCGCAGCAGCTCGCGCGACGATGTTCTGGCGCAATGCATCTTTGACCGATGGCAACGCGATCGCCGTCAACACCACGGCGATGGTCAGTGCGACCAGCAGTTCGACAAGCGTGAATCCGCGAACGGTTTGTTTTGGTTGGCGATTCATTAGAAGCCCACATCCAGAGAAGAAATGTTGTCCGCAGCGAAATCGCGATCGACCGGACCGATGAAACCACCGGCCACCCCAAAACTCCCCAAACCTCCGCCCTGTCTGGCCACGTCGACTTCGCCCAGTGGGATTGATGTCCCGGCCGTTCCACTGTCCGTGATCCCGTAATCGGGATAGGCATTTTGCGCGTAGGCTTGACTGGAAACGTTGTAGAACGGATCGGGATAGCGGAACGCCATCGGTGCGGCTGTTCGCGTGTCGATGTACAACGGAGTCAAACGTCCCGGTGCATCCCAGGTCACAACGGACGTGCTGAAGCTGTCGTTCACGCCGTCTGGATTCTCGTTGGCATTGAGGAAGAATGATCTGGTCAATCCAAAATCACCGTCCGGTCCAGCGCTGATCACGGCTGGCGGTAAGTAGATTGGATGAAAGCTTTGATCAGGTGCCAGCGAGTATCGAAAATCTGCGACGAGGAAATCCATCGGATCGGGATCGACGGGGAACTGTGCGAATAAGTTGGCACCACCGGGGCGGTAGTTCTTGACCGCTCCGCTGGCGATTCCGATCGGATTACGGATGAAGTCGTAGGGACGTCCCCATGGATCAACGATTTCCGGAATCCGGTCACCATCCAGGTTTGCGATGGCACTCTTGGGCAGCTTGTCGATCGCTCGTTCAC from Stieleria varia carries:
- a CDS encoding pilus assembly FimT family protein translates to MNRQPKQTVRGFTLVELLVALTIAVVLTAIALPSVKDALRQNIVARAAAVVKGAFLNARAQAIRTGRPFGVVIERQRDTIGAGTPAQLNFFNANYASRLYYVQTPLLYRGDLEESAAYIFIGNSSANQPQRFFIPRVSAGVLNVAARGANGADRILSAGTKMSVGRSGSIFEITRLIDSDLTPYFSGQLPSWAIDNTVAPPAPIQGTVVEFNNAGYFPTYAIPGDLQLGQPYPFEIIANPVRAPLMPISLVGKTAVDLSISGPASAPMAFGTQAILGNQNLAADQAFGPITVMFSPEGQVDAVYTDTVVGGVVSRLRINPATTISFNVGYIDGVLSNIDDGARYPDVVPNTVFPNGANDPPLALPLPPEPLQVTKVPNFANSDCAWVSVQPLSGAVTLSTIAAQPSIAELSAYYGLGTSPPARSVMWARLHQSRRLTTAGVVQ
- a CDS encoding type IV pilus modification PilV family protein, which produces MKFKPTQTSGSTMSTHRMFPPPSSRHGLSIMEVLFAIGVLTVGLLGIASILPVATGNAKRTLDLDRAVEEVNNRVSADLARISGKVEGLIVANNSVTGFNTSRQRYVTVPYAEAPDAFCIDPWFLFAGDNLRNDTGSMPDTQINGYDRTLFPCYDSGYQPILASPSAPMSFSRPMGWNGPRMPRVALPFDGAGSIASFASAASSARSADNLAVIAATDNTKAPGLFVKATNGNTSLSRATVSGKYSSMVMMSRSAPGSDMFNASVVTLRDRELLINPSSMPISYSPTRQVFANLGTNPGNHPAFNLTPFTAAAPDAINPAPNELVYPNETVGYVTYTPGPIRGGGGGEFTYRHSAFANPQIGTGDWVLLMRREYSVAPGAIPPGGVGGPPATKPYPQPAAVPGPLKFAWYRVTNVTQQPTLDDTTNPTFYETSITVRGADWLFHPAQIYDPVLNYLPPYPNGPAHGGFYPADLNPDVPAYDFSVVGHPDFGTTIVLMPNVIGVQTFQVRL